The Nitrospira tepida genome includes a window with the following:
- the asnB gene encoding asparagine synthase (glutamine-hydrolyzing), with protein MCGICGVIGSEPAEWLDRMLPALRHRGPDDEGRYLSPGVGIGARRLQVIDPQGGHQPMSNETGTVRVALNGEIYNYRELQDELMRKGHRFSSHCDTEVLAHLYEEEGTAGVKRLRGMFAFALWDSERETLLLARDRMGIKPLYYATGEGEAGARFHLAFSSELPSLACALDRSEPEPEALLDYLTWLYVPSPRTLYRGIEHLLPGCLLQYRLGRIEILRYAALDEPAGKPTWSSMAEAREQFIELFRDTVKAHLISDVPLGLFLSGGLDSSAILAMMRQVTSGTIRTFSIGYAAPSDQSYNELARARAVANHFDSAHTEAILSPDHATLLPCLAAAMGEPFADSAAIPTYLVSEVAKLSVTVALSGIGGDELFGGYPRYLGMRALGPYLGLPRPVRSALSSLATRLLPEGTDGRDQTGRLKRFLRFGTGEPVEQYLSWTTFIPPEWGTEAFEPEFLARISGHAPSARSRVLFQDWPGETLADRAMGLDLQTYLPDDLLRMADRLSMVHSLELRVPFCDHRLLAFAKSLSTAARFDGWHLKGFLRAALEPWLPAFVLEGPKQGFRVPLARWLREDLRELLQDHLTAASGLFRRILRPAYVQWLMDEHLSGRRNFTDQLYALLMLEVWMARRIENHDYTVAR; from the coding sequence ATGTGCGGCATCTGCGGCGTCATCGGTTCCGAACCGGCGGAGTGGCTGGACCGGATGCTTCCGGCCCTGAGGCATCGCGGGCCGGACGATGAAGGGCGCTATCTGTCGCCCGGCGTGGGCATCGGCGCGCGCCGCCTCCAGGTGATCGATCCGCAAGGAGGCCATCAGCCGATGTCCAACGAGACCGGAACGGTCCGGGTCGCGCTCAACGGGGAGATCTACAACTATCGCGAACTGCAGGACGAGCTGATGCGGAAAGGACACCGCTTTTCTTCCCATTGCGACACGGAAGTGCTGGCGCACCTCTACGAAGAGGAGGGAACCGCGGGCGTCAAACGGCTGCGGGGCATGTTTGCCTTCGCCCTCTGGGACAGCGAACGCGAGACGCTCCTGCTGGCCCGAGACCGGATGGGGATCAAGCCGCTCTACTATGCGACAGGAGAAGGGGAGGCCGGCGCCCGGTTCCATTTGGCCTTCTCATCCGAACTCCCGTCATTGGCCTGTGCGCTGGACAGATCGGAGCCGGAACCGGAGGCGCTGCTCGATTATCTGACCTGGCTCTATGTCCCGAGCCCGCGGACTCTGTACCGCGGAATTGAGCATTTGCTTCCCGGTTGCCTGTTGCAGTATCGGCTCGGCCGGATCGAGATTCTCCGGTACGCGGCACTCGACGAACCGGCCGGCAAACCGACCTGGTCCTCGATGGCTGAAGCCCGCGAGCAATTCATCGAGCTGTTTCGCGACACCGTGAAGGCCCATCTGATCAGCGACGTGCCGCTGGGACTGTTCTTGTCCGGAGGGCTGGACAGTTCGGCGATCCTCGCCATGATGCGCCAGGTGACCTCCGGCACGATTCGCACCTTTTCGATCGGGTACGCGGCCCCATCCGATCAGTCCTACAATGAGCTGGCGCGGGCGCGGGCGGTCGCCAACCATTTCGACAGCGCCCATACCGAAGCGATCCTCTCCCCGGACCACGCCACGTTGCTGCCATGCCTCGCCGCCGCCATGGGCGAGCCCTTTGCCGACTCCGCGGCCATCCCGACCTATCTCGTGTCCGAAGTCGCCAAACTGTCCGTGACCGTCGCCTTGTCCGGCATCGGGGGCGACGAACTGTTCGGCGGATATCCCCGATACCTGGGCATGAGAGCGCTCGGCCCCTATCTCGGCCTGCCTCGCCCGGTACGGTCCGCTTTGTCCTCGCTCGCGACGAGGCTCTTGCCGGAAGGCACGGACGGACGGGATCAAACGGGACGGCTCAAGCGATTTCTCCGCTTTGGAACGGGCGAGCCGGTCGAACAATATCTCTCCTGGACAACCTTCATCCCGCCGGAATGGGGGACGGAAGCGTTCGAGCCGGAGTTCCTGGCCCGGATCTCCGGACATGCCCCGTCGGCCCGGTCGCGCGTCCTCTTCCAGGACTGGCCTGGCGAGACCCTGGCCGACCGGGCAATGGGCCTCGATCTCCAAACCTATTTGCCGGACGATCTGCTCCGCATGGCGGATCGTCTGAGCATGGTCCATTCACTGGAGCTCCGGGTCCCGTTTTGCGACCATCGGCTGCTGGCGTTTGCCAAGAGCCTATCCACCGCAGCGCGTTTCGACGGGTGGCATCTGAAAGGATTCTTACGGGCGGCGCTTGAGCCCTGGCTTCCGGCCTTTGTGCTGGAAGGTCCGAAACAGGGCTTCCGCGTGCCGCTCGCCCGCTGGCTCCGGGAGGACCTCCGCGAGTTGTTGCAGGATCACCTGACGGCCGCGTCCGGCCTCTTCCGGCGGATTCTGCGTCCCGCCTACGTGCAATGGCTGATGGACGAGCACCTGAGCGGGCGGCGCAACTTCACGGATCAACTCTATGCGTTGCTGATGCTTGAGGTCTGGATGGCTCGGAGAATCGAGAACCATGACTATACTGTTGCTCGCTGA
- a CDS encoding glycosyltransferase family 4 protein → MTILLLADVSAALVIGGAERMLRQQALGLAARGHQVHLVTRAPEGDARPFVKIGPVQEHRFAVSRSNELSFILSSVQRSVECFDRTARLARPDLVIVYQSTAGIGPLLRRADVPQAWIYMCLSLAHEEFVSRAPQADGPAQQFRHRANRHARFLVEDYVMNRCAQVVVMSEFMKTRVMGTHRIPPDRIALIPGAADHEQFQPPEDRVQVRRELDLPLDRTILFTLRNLVPRMGLEHLIDSVSLLEEEGRDLLLLIGGEGPLRQALHDRIVQRHLADRVRLLGFVPEAQLCRYYQCADLVVMPTLELEGFGLVTVEALAAGTPVLGTPVGALPEVLRRIDPSLVTDGPLAPDLADGLGRLLRRFRELPGEQERLASKGRRLIEQEWNWPRQIDALASLLAEHGGSVCAADRRAA, encoded by the coding sequence ATGACTATACTGTTGCTCGCTGACGTCTCGGCCGCGCTCGTGATCGGCGGAGCCGAACGCATGTTGCGCCAGCAGGCGCTCGGATTGGCCGCAAGGGGTCACCAGGTCCACCTTGTCACCAGGGCTCCGGAAGGCGATGCCCGCCCTTTCGTCAAGATCGGGCCGGTGCAGGAACACCGCTTTGCCGTCTCGAGATCCAATGAACTGTCCTTCATCCTCTCCTCCGTGCAACGGTCGGTCGAGTGTTTCGATCGGACTGCGCGTCTCGCCAGACCGGACCTCGTGATCGTCTATCAATCGACGGCAGGCATCGGACCCTTGTTGCGACGGGCGGACGTGCCGCAGGCCTGGATCTATATGTGTCTGTCGCTGGCCCATGAAGAGTTTGTCTCCCGGGCGCCGCAGGCGGACGGACCGGCGCAACAGTTCAGGCACAGGGCGAACCGCCACGCTCGCTTCCTGGTCGAGGATTACGTCATGAACCGCTGCGCGCAGGTCGTCGTCATGAGCGAGTTCATGAAAACGCGCGTAATGGGTACGCACCGGATTCCGCCGGACAGGATCGCCCTCATCCCCGGGGCGGCGGACCACGAGCAGTTTCAGCCGCCCGAGGACCGCGTGCAAGTCCGGCGTGAGCTGGACCTACCTCTGGACCGCACGATCCTGTTCACTCTCCGCAATCTCGTGCCCCGGATGGGACTGGAGCACCTCATCGATTCGGTCTCGCTGCTCGAAGAGGAGGGGAGGGACCTGCTTCTGCTCATCGGCGGGGAGGGACCGTTGCGCCAGGCTCTTCACGACCGGATCGTGCAGCGACATCTCGCCGATCGCGTGCGGCTCCTGGGGTTTGTGCCGGAAGCACAACTGTGCCGGTATTATCAATGCGCCGATCTCGTTGTCATGCCGACTCTGGAGTTGGAAGGCTTCGGCCTCGTCACGGTCGAGGCACTCGCAGCCGGCACTCCGGTTCTCGGCACTCCGGTGGGAGCCCTGCCGGAAGTTCTCAGGCGCATCGATCCGTCTTTGGTCACGGACGGGCCCCTTGCGCCGGATCTCGCCGATGGGTTGGGGCGATTGCTCCGCCGTTTCCGAGAACTCCCGGGCGAACAGGAACGTTTGGCGAGCAAAGGCCGGCGGCTCATCGAGCAGGAGTGGAACTGGCCGAGGCAGATCGACGCCCTCGCGTCGTTGCTCGCTGAGCATGGCGGAAGCGTCTGCGCGGCAGATCGTCGCGCGGCCTGA